CGCTGCGGATCGTCCAGCACGGCGGCGTCGACCACGGTGGCCGACAACTCGGTCGCGGTCGAGGCCTTGCCCTGCGGGGCCAGGATGTAGGCACCGCGCGTACTGGGCAACAACTGCAGGCCAGTGTTCAGCAGTAGCCGCCGCGCCGCCTCGAGCACCGTGTAGCGCCCCTTGAGCGCGGGCGCGTTGCGCCCACGGGTCAGCTCGGAGTCGTACGACAGCAGCAGGCCGGACTGCTGGGCGAACAGCCCCAGCGAGGTGCCCAGCCCACCCTGGGCGATGTCGTAGTCGCGCAGCGTGGCGTCATCCAGCCGGGTGGCCGCACCGGGCACCGCGCTGGCGGCCTGGGCCAGGTTAAGGCCAGCGCCGATCAGGCAGCCGACCAACGTGCATTGCACGGCCAGGCGCAGCGGGGACAAACGCGGCATGGGGCGCGAAACAGGGGAAAGCCGATGGGGTGCGGACATGCTTCTCTCGCTCGTAAGGTTGGCGCCCGGCACTCGCGGCGGGCTGTCATTGCCTCTGTCGCTCGAGATCGAAAAAGGTATATGCAATCGATTCGTATTTTCACATCATCTTGTGATCTGCGCAAAACCGTTGATAATGGTTTTCATTTGCGACCTGCCCTGCCGACCCGACTGCCCATGACCGCCCTTGAAACACCCCCGCGCTGCGCCGTGACCACGCTGTACATCGAGAACCACGCCTGGCTGCGCAGCTGGTTGGCCTATCGCCTGCGCTCATGGGGGCACGGGGTGGCCGACGACCTGGCCCACGACATCTTCCTGCGGGTGCTGGTCAGCCGCGAAGCCGTCCAACCCGAGGCTATCCGCCAGCCGCGGGCGTATCTCACGCGCATCGCCAAGTGCGTGCTGGTCAGCTGGCGCCGGCGCCATTCCCTGGAGCAGGCCTGGCTCGAGGCGCTGGCCGCGCTACCGCCAGCCGCCCATCCGTCGCCGGAACTGCAGAGCGTCATCCTCGAAACCCTGCACGAGATCGACGCCGTGCTCGACACCCTGCGTCCCCGCGTGCGCCAGGCATTTCTGCTGGCGACCCTGGACGGCATGAAGCAGAAGGACATCGCCCAGGCCCTGAACATCGCCCTGCCCACCGTGAAGAAGTACATCCACGAGGGTTACATCGCCTGCCTGAGCCAGATGCCCGATGAATGACCAGCCTATTGCCCAGGCGGTGCTCGCCCAGGCCGCCGCATGGTTGCTGTTGCTGCAGGAAGGGCCGCTGACCCCGGCCCAGCGCCTTGAGCTCGAGCACTGGCGCAGCAGCGACCCCCAGCATGAACGCGCCTGGAAGCGCGCGCAGCGCCTGTTGGTACGCCTTGGCAGCCTGCCCCCCACCCTCGCCAGGCAAACCCTGGAACGCCCGGGCGGCAACAGCCGCCGCGCGGTGCTGCGCGGCCTGGCGCTGTTGCTCGCAGTCGCGCCGCTGGGCTGGTGGCTGTCGCGGCGCGGCGTCTACCACGCCGACTACCAGACCGGCGTGGGCGAGCGCCGCGATGTGCTGCTGGCCGATGGCAGCCAGGTCTCGCTCAACAGCGCCACCACCCTGGCGCTGCGCTTCGATGCCGAGCAGCGCCTGCTGCACCTGGAACAGGGCGAGGTCTACATCGTCACCGCGCCAGACCCACGTCCGCTCAGAGTCCGCACCGAACAAGGGCTCATGCAGGCGCTGGGTACCCGCTTCAGCGTGCGCCAGCTAGCGCAGCAAACCTTGCTGACGGTCTACGAAGGTGCCGTGCAGGTGCAAGGCTCGGCCCCGACCATCGTCCATGCCGGCCAACAAGTGCGCTTCAGCCAGACGCAGGTCAGCCCACCGGCGCCGGCCAGCGCTGGCCAACTGGCCTGGCGCAATGGCCTGCTGCTGGCCCAGGACATGCCGTTGTGGCAATGGATACAGGAACTACTGCGCCACACCGACCAGGCCCTGGCCTGCGATCCTGCGCTGGCTGACCTGGCGGTGTCCGGTACCTATCCGCTGGATGACCTGGCGCTCGCGTTGGCGATGCTGGCGCAGACCTACGGGGTGCAGGTGCGCCACGAGGGGCGGCAGGTATTCGTCAGGCCCTGAGCGCCAGCCTTACCGGTGGCGGTGCCGGTGTTCGCCGGCAAGGCCGGCTCCTACAGCGTTACCACCGCCAGCCTGGTATCGACCAAAGTCGTAGGGGGTTGCCAGCATCCAGCCACTGTGTTGTATGCTTGCCGGGTCTTCAGGGCGGGGTGAAAGTCCCCACCGGCGGTAAATCGAAAGATGAGCCCGCGAGCGCCCCGGCCATGCCGGGGGTCAGCAGACCTGGTGAGATTCCAGGGCCGACGGTCATAGTCCGGATGAAAGAAGGCGTCAGGCAGGGGCCATTCGGGTGCCTCTGCGCGCGCATTTTGTTCGCCCCGAGACGTTCATCGATCATTCACGAGGAGCGTTTCATGTCCACCCCACTGCACAAGCAATTCCCCAACGTCGCCGCTGCCATCGCCGCCTACCAGGCTGGGCGCCCCGTGCTGCTGCTCGACGACAACGACCGCGAGGACGAAGCCGATATCGTCGCGGCGGCCGAAAACCTCTCGCTGCAAACCATGGCCATGATGATCCGCGATTGCAGCGGCATCGTCTGCCTGTGCCTGGACGAAGCCACCGTCGACGCCCTGGAGCTGGCACCTATGGTGCAAAACAACCAGGCCCGCCACGGCACCGGCTTCACCGTCACCATCGAAGCGGCGCAAGGCGTCAGCACCGGCGTGTCGGCCCAGGACCGCATCACCACCATCGAGGCCGCGCTGCGCTCCACCGCGCAGGAGCGCCACATCGTCAGCCCTGGCCATGTGTTCCCGCTGCGTGCCCGTGATGGCGGCGTGTTGACCCGCCGTGGCCACACCGAAGGTTCGGTCGACCTGGCACGCCTGGCCGGCCTACGCCCGGCGGCGGTGCTGTGCGAGCTGATGAACCCCGACGGCAGCATGGCCCGTGGCGAGCAGGTGGCGGTGTATGCCCGCCAGTACAACCTGCCGATGCTGACCATCGAGGAACTGGCGCGCTATCGCGAGGCGATGGTCGAGCTCGAAGCCGAGCCCGCCTGACCCGAACCCAGGCCCGTAGGAGCCCGCCTTGCTGGCGAACCAAGCACCGCGGTGCATGACACCGGCTGCGCCGGTGTTCGCCGGCAAGGCTCCTACAACGCTCAACGCAAGCCCAGCGGCCCCTTCAAGAACGCATACAACCCCGCCGCGCTCTTGCGATAGCCATCGGCCGTCAGGTGCACCAGGTCCGGGCGCGCCAGCCCGTTGGCCTGCCAGCCGGCAATCGCGCACGGCCCGCCCATGAAGGCCTGCCAATCCCAGAACAGCGCCTTGTGCTTGTGCGCCATCTGCTTCTGCACCCGGATCACCGCCGCCAACGGTTGCGGCTGACGCGCCGCGCAGGTGCGCGCCTTGCGCTGCTTGATCGAATCCGGTGGCCCGACCAGCAGGATCGCCGTGCGCGGCAAATCCTTGCGCAGCCCGCTGAGGGTGGCATCCAGCTGCGCCTGGTACAGCGCCAGGTCGAGCTTGTCGTCGAACGCCTCGTTGGTGCCATAGGCAAGGATCACCAGGTCCGGGCGCACCGCCTTGAGGCTGTCGCGCCAACCGGCCTGCCACTTGTCCACCACCTCCAGCCGCGCGCCATTGATGCCCAGCGTCGAATAGGTCACGCCGGCATGCTTCTGGCCCTGCAGGTACCAGCCGCCAAGGGCGACCCCGCGTCCCCCTTCCACGCTCAATTGCACCGGCAAGCCGAGGTTGCTGAACGCCGGGCTGAAGCGCCATTGGCCATTGCTCGCCGGCAGCATGCGGCGTTGGCCGCCATTGGCCAGCAAGGTGGCATTGCCGCTGGCCTGGTAAAGCGCCGAGATCTTGTAGCGCTGGCGATCCTCGTCACGCGCCTGCAGCAGCACGCTGGCACGGTTGGCCTGCGGCAACGACAGGTAACCGCCTAGCGGAAACTGCTGGCTCTGCTGGTTGCGCGCCGACACCAGCTGCCACTGGCGCGGCTCGCTCTTGATGATCACCCGGTCGTTGCGAATCCCCGGCACTGGCGAGGCCGGCACCAGGCCAATGCCGCCATCGCCATAGCGCGCTTGCAACAGGCGACGCAACTCGCCGCTGAACAGGTCGGCGGCGGTGTGCGAATCGCCCAGCTGAACGATGGCGACGGGGGCACGGCCGGCATTGCGCAACTTGCCGGCCAGCAGCGCAATGTTGCCGTCCTGGCCCATGGCCGGCGCGGCGACGGGCCGCGCCGCAGGCTGGGTGACCACGCTGTTGGCGCCGGTGCTGCAACCGGGCACGGCGCTGATCAGCAGGGCCAGGCCCAGCAGGTGATGCCATTGGCGCATCTTAATGTCCTGTAACGGTCAGGCCAGGGAAGCTGATCAGCGACAATACCTGTTCGGCGATCAGTTTCTGGCCGGTGATGGTGAAATGGATGCCGTCATCGACCCGCACCTTGACCCGCTTGCCTTGCGGCGTCTGGGTGGTATACGAGAAGCCGTCGTCGGTATAGCCAAGGATCGGGTTGGCCGACACATAGTGCTGGCCATACAGCGCGGTCTGCGCCTGGTACAGGCCACTGAGATAGCCCATGGCGCTGGAAAGCCGCGCCTTCTCCATGTTCGGCGGGCCGACCCAGAGCACCTGCACATCGTGCGTGCGGGCCTGTTCGAGGATCGCGTCGATGCGGGCGCGGTAGGCCGCTTCCCATTCCGGCGACTTGAAGCGCAGGAACGGCTTGCCCTTGCCCTGGGGCATGTCCCAGGGGTCGTTGGGACCGAGGAACACCACCATCAGGCGGATGTTCGGCCCGTGGTCGAGGGTCTCGGCCACGGTCTTCGGCCAGTTGAAGAAACCCGGGTAAGCGAGCCCGGTGCTCTGCTTGCTGAGGTTGACGGTGCGGATCTGGTAGCGCTTGCGCAGGCTGTTGGCCAGGTGCGGGGCGACGCCCTGCATCAGCGAATCGCCCACCAGGAACACTTCGTCGCCCGCTGCCAGGGCCGCGACGGTACCTGGCTGCAGCAGTGCCGGGGCGGCCGGCACGGGTTGCGCCACGGCTGCCGGAGCAGGCTGCGGCTGCGGGGCGGGCGCCTGATGCACCGGTTGGGGTGTGGCCGCCAGCGGTTTGGCCAGCACCGCCGGAGTCTCCAGGTTGACCGCCAGCACCGGCATCGGCTCAGGCAGTACCA
The window above is part of the Pseudomonas muyukensis genome. Proteins encoded here:
- a CDS encoding sigma-70 family RNA polymerase sigma factor, which translates into the protein MTALETPPRCAVTTLYIENHAWLRSWLAYRLRSWGHGVADDLAHDIFLRVLVSREAVQPEAIRQPRAYLTRIAKCVLVSWRRRHSLEQAWLEALAALPPAAHPSPELQSVILETLHEIDAVLDTLRPRVRQAFLLATLDGMKQKDIAQALNIALPTVKKYIHEGYIACLSQMPDE
- a CDS encoding FecR family protein, coding for MNDQPIAQAVLAQAAAWLLLLQEGPLTPAQRLELEHWRSSDPQHERAWKRAQRLLVRLGSLPPTLARQTLERPGGNSRRAVLRGLALLLAVAPLGWWLSRRGVYHADYQTGVGERRDVLLADGSQVSLNSATTLALRFDAEQRLLHLEQGEVYIVTAPDPRPLRVRTEQGLMQALGTRFSVRQLAQQTLLTVYEGAVQVQGSAPTIVHAGQQVRFSQTQVSPPAPASAGQLAWRNGLLLAQDMPLWQWIQELLRHTDQALACDPALADLAVSGTYPLDDLALALAMLAQTYGVQVRHEGRQVFVRP
- the ribB gene encoding 3,4-dihydroxy-2-butanone-4-phosphate synthase, whose amino-acid sequence is MSTPLHKQFPNVAAAIAAYQAGRPVLLLDDNDREDEADIVAAAENLSLQTMAMMIRDCSGIVCLCLDEATVDALELAPMVQNNQARHGTGFTVTIEAAQGVSTGVSAQDRITTIEAALRSTAQERHIVSPGHVFPLRARDGGVLTRRGHTEGSVDLARLAGLRPAAVLCELMNPDGSMARGEQVAVYARQYNLPMLTIEELARYREAMVELEAEPA
- a CDS encoding SGNH/GDSL hydrolase family protein, which produces MRQWHHLLGLALLISAVPGCSTGANSVVTQPAARPVAAPAMGQDGNIALLAGKLRNAGRAPVAIVQLGDSHTAADLFSGELRRLLQARYGDGGIGLVPASPVPGIRNDRVIIKSEPRQWQLVSARNQQSQQFPLGGYLSLPQANRASVLLQARDEDRQRYKISALYQASGNATLLANGGQRRMLPASNGQWRFSPAFSNLGLPVQLSVEGGRGVALGGWYLQGQKHAGVTYSTLGINGARLEVVDKWQAGWRDSLKAVRPDLVILAYGTNEAFDDKLDLALYQAQLDATLSGLRKDLPRTAILLVGPPDSIKQRKARTCAARQPQPLAAVIRVQKQMAHKHKALFWDWQAFMGGPCAIAGWQANGLARPDLVHLTADGYRKSAAGLYAFLKGPLGLR
- a CDS encoding SGNH/GDSL hydrolase family protein, which produces MQASDSKQLFQVQVGAARALYAIVVTTALLFWLNQDSIKLYCQQKYHQGCEIPLLGQAPAWRFGAQLTLALEQQRDSLFERLQPAAQLAQAPVVLPEPMPVLAVNLETPAVLAKPLAATPQPVHQAPAPQPQPAPAAVAQPVPAAPALLQPGTVAALAAGDEVFLVGDSLMQGVAPHLANSLRKRYQIRTVNLSKQSTGLAYPGFFNWPKTVAETLDHGPNIRLMVVFLGPNDPWDMPQGKGKPFLRFKSPEWEAAYRARIDAILEQARTHDVQVLWVGPPNMEKARLSSAMGYLSGLYQAQTALYGQHYVSANPILGYTDDGFSYTTQTPQGKRVKVRVDDGIHFTITGQKLIAEQVLSLISFPGLTVTGH